In Drosophila sulfurigaster albostrigata strain 15112-1811.04 unplaced genomic scaffold, ASM2355843v2 contig_289_pilon, whole genome shotgun sequence, a single window of DNA contains:
- the LOC133849755 gene encoding uncharacterized protein LOC133849755: MRRLTMLAMAAHPKIRRFAAATAGLCVFRWRLCLHLNFSRLCALYAMPQQADLHRPAATPSACSPAPGRFQASRLQLPAPKVDVTPCDGWLPSDDIQSITSGEEAISQAFSKRIYGRFAETFWQLSAQNLLLLRCDVRQYQFLYLHWLATYVIHNLLSVYQFVAAAVQDRVLVPRSL, from the exons ATGAGGCGACTTACAATGCTGGCAATGGCGGCCCATCCTAAGATTAGGAGGTTTGCTGCCGCCACTGCTGGGCTTTGTGTATTTCGCTGGCGTCTCTGCTTGCATCTGAACTTTTCTCGGCTATGTGCGCTGTATGCCATGCCTCAGCAGGCGGATCTTCATCGTCCAGCAGCCACTCCAAGCGCCTGCTCACCAGCTCCAGGCCGTTTTCAAGCGTCTCGTTTGCAGTTGCCGGCACCAAAAGTGGACGTGACACCTTGTGATGG gTGGCTGCCCTCTGATGATATCCAAAGCATCACATCTGGCGAGGAGGCCATCTCTCAAGCGTTTTCGAAGCGTATTTATGGTCGATTCGCAGAAACGTTCTGGCAGCTTTCTGCGCAGAATTTGCTGCTCCTCCGCTGTGATGTCCGGCAGTACcagtttttgtatttgcactGGCTGGCCACGTATGTGATCCATAATCTG CTGTCTGTATATCAGTTTGTCGCCGCCGCTGTGCAAGATCGCGTTCTCGTTCCTCGTTCGCTTTAG
- the LOC133849722 gene encoding zinc finger protein 675-like — MCEQCVELLLQFCDFQRMVLRTDFKLRKRHTHTQRKVNAPQLSKCLTEQQIEEDAAATADEYVYVLEETVDSIVSEQRLDSASPKVELFEVDFEPEEKYVEKQHEQEEEETSIATVKTEESNVKQRSQHRRKSYNPALQCPMCSMQLSTSNSFKYHMQLHGEDRPYVCNICGDSFKTRNAYDGHARLHNPNNPNKCRTCGKTYRQASSLRSHLLSYTDVKPFTCDICEKGLTQKSGYKKHMLAHTGENPHTCDSCGRSFRYSSNLIAHKRSHSRKVGAVDQQKEQLE; from the coding sequence ATGTGCGAGCAATGTGTGGAGCTACTACTGCAGTTCTGCGACTTCCAACGCATGGTATTGCGCACAGATTTCAAGCTACGCAAACGTCATACCCATACCCAGAGAAAAGTGAATGCGCCGCAGTTGTCCAAGTGCTTGACAGAGCAGCAAATAGAGGAGGATGCGGCTGCCACTGCGGAtgaatatgtgtatgtgctgGAGGAGACCGTCGACAGCATAGTGTCCGAGCAGCGTCTCGATAGCGCGTCGCCCAAAGTGGAACTGTTTGAGGTTGACTTTGAGCCCGAAGAGAAGTATGTAGAGAAACAGCACGAACAAGAGGAGGAAGAAACTTCAATAGCAACAGTGAAGACAGAGGAAAGCAATGTCAAACAACGTTCCCAGCATCGACGCAAATCCTATAATCCCGCTCTACAATGCCCGATGTGCAGCATGCAGCTGAGCACGAGTAACTCCTTTAAATATCACATGCAATTGCATGGCGAGGATCGTCCCTATGTGTGCAACATTTGCGGCGATTCATTCAAGACACGTAACGCATACGATGGCCATGCAAGGCTCCACAATCCCAACAATCCCAACAAATGTCGCACGTGCGGTAAAACGTATCGTCAGGCCTCTTCGCTGCGTTCCCATCTCTTGAGCTACACCGATGTCAAGCCCTTCACCTGCGACATATGCGAAAAGGGTTTAACACAGAAGTCCGGCTACAAGAAGCACATGCTGGCGCACACGGGCGAAAATCCGCACACCTGCGACAGCTGTGGACGCAGCTTCCGCTACTCCAGCAATTTGATTGCCCACAAACGTTCGCATTCCCGCAAAGTTGGTGCCGTCGATCAACAAAAGGAGCAGCTCGAATAA